A portion of the Granulosicoccus antarcticus IMCC3135 genome contains these proteins:
- a CDS encoding TRAP transporter small permease subunit: protein MTDHKPQDTTSTRQENASSLPRPLWMRTVDRISGVCGAVSASMILIAVLLTCQMIWVRKINNASTVWQTETVIYLMIAATLIGLPYVQRARGHVSVDLLPLLLPAKAAKALSMVTLVAAIGVMGIMFFYGLELWLVTWEKGWRSETVWGPRLWIPYLAMPVGFGLFILQLIADLVAVATGLDTLHTDERKH from the coding sequence GTGACTGATCACAAACCTCAAGACACCACAAGCACGAGGCAGGAGAACGCAAGCTCCCTGCCTCGTCCCTTGTGGATGCGCACGGTAGACAGAATCTCCGGTGTATGCGGAGCCGTCTCGGCCAGCATGATTCTGATTGCCGTACTACTGACCTGCCAGATGATCTGGGTACGCAAGATCAACAATGCCTCCACGGTCTGGCAGACAGAAACCGTCATCTATCTGATGATTGCAGCAACCCTGATCGGCTTACCCTATGTACAGCGGGCGCGTGGTCATGTCAGCGTGGATCTATTACCGCTGCTATTGCCCGCCAAGGCGGCCAAGGCCCTGTCGATGGTCACGCTTGTAGCCGCCATCGGCGTCATGGGCATCATGTTCTTCTATGGCCTTGAACTGTGGTTGGTGACCTGGGAGAAAGGCTGGCGTTCTGAAACCGTGTGGGGCCCGAGACTGTGGATTCCCTACCTTGCCATGCCGGTCGGCTTTGGCCTGTTCATCCTGCAACTGATAGCGGATCTGGTCGCCGTCGCCACAGGCCTGGATACCTTGCACACTGACGAGCGCAAACACTGA
- the dctP gene encoding TRAP transporter substrate-binding protein DctP: MKKNPTLNRLLMSSLCVFGLTSGIASATELRLSHQWSTNDIRHKVAQMVADEVAAADVDLDIKIFPSKSLFPATEQYKPLSRGQLDMTVLPLSYAGGQQPAYNLTLMPGLIKNHDHAARMNDSEFMQRIESIMAEDDVMVLVHGYLAGGFAGKDKCISSPDDVAGMQLRAAGKAFEQMLAKAGGSIASMASSEIYTAMQTGVLDGANTSSSSFVSYRLYEQVKCYTPAGDVALWFMYQPLLMNKDAFDDLNEAQQEALRAASANAQAYYLEEAKKEDAESVRVFTEAGVEIKQMSAEEFDAWRAMATESSYKSFVEDTPDGQELLDLALSVQ; this comes from the coding sequence ATGAAAAAGAATCCGACTCTCAACCGATTGCTGATGTCCAGCCTTTGCGTTTTCGGGCTTACAAGTGGCATCGCCAGCGCCACGGAGCTGCGTTTATCGCATCAGTGGTCAACCAATGACATTCGCCACAAAGTGGCACAAATGGTGGCCGATGAAGTAGCGGCAGCCGATGTGGATCTGGATATCAAGATATTTCCATCCAAATCCCTGTTTCCTGCCACAGAACAATACAAGCCGCTGTCTCGCGGTCAGTTGGACATGACTGTTCTACCGCTGTCCTACGCGGGCGGACAACAGCCTGCCTACAACCTGACACTGATGCCAGGTCTGATCAAGAACCACGATCATGCAGCGCGCATGAACGACTCTGAATTCATGCAGCGTATCGAATCCATCATGGCAGAAGACGATGTGATGGTATTGGTGCATGGCTATCTGGCCGGTGGTTTTGCAGGCAAGGACAAATGTATCTCCAGCCCTGATGATGTCGCTGGTATGCAATTACGAGCGGCAGGCAAAGCCTTCGAGCAGATGCTGGCCAAGGCCGGTGGCTCCATTGCTTCCATGGCCTCCTCCGAGATCTACACCGCCATGCAGACCGGCGTACTCGATGGTGCCAATACCTCATCCTCCTCCTTTGTCTCCTACCGTTTGTATGAACAGGTCAAGTGCTATACACCAGCAGGCGATGTCGCCCTGTGGTTCATGTATCAGCCTTTGCTGATGAACAAGGATGCCTTTGATGACCTGAACGAAGCTCAGCAGGAAGCACTGCGCGCTGCCTCTGCCAATGCCCAGGCCTACTACCTTGAAGAGGCCAAGAAAGAGGATGCAGAGTCTGTCAGAGTCTTCACAGAAGCCGGGGTTGAAATCAAGCAAATGAGCGCCGAGGAATTTGATGCCTGGCGTGCCATGGCGACCGAGTCCTCCTACAAGAGTTTTGTCGAAGATACCCCCGATGGTCAGGAACTGCTTGATCTGGCTTTGTCAGTCCAGTAA
- a CDS encoding DUF1272 domain-containing protein yields the protein MLELRPNCECCDRDLPPESTEAMICTYECTFCKQCVDEVLHNVCPNCGGGFVSRPFRPRIARRQGVSLEHQPASTKRVQTRYSLDELKEFCEKTRHLQPEER from the coding sequence ATGCTGGAATTAAGACCCAATTGCGAGTGCTGTGACAGGGATCTACCGCCTGAATCTACAGAGGCGATGATATGCACCTATGAATGTACGTTCTGTAAGCAGTGCGTCGATGAGGTGCTCCACAATGTATGTCCCAATTGCGGTGGAGGCTTTGTTTCTCGACCCTTTCGCCCAAGAATCGCCCGTCGGCAGGGCGTCAGTCTTGAACACCAGCCGGCCTCAACCAAGCGGGTTCAGACACGCTACAGCCTGGATGAACTGAAGGAGTTTTGTGAAAAGACCAGGCACCTGCAGCCTGAAGAGCGATAG
- a CDS encoding GntR family transcriptional regulator, which translates to MRKENTTAGVEPAVRPAMQIREQIEQDILLGELPLGYRLDEQQLADRFCVSRTPVREALQLLIASGLVEHRPNRGAFVHTPSLTDLLEMFEVMAELEAMCGRLATRRATQEDIQELQALGRDCEAALKGGDSNHYYRENERLHQALYRMSGNRFLAAQASSLHHQLQAYRRLQLRVPYRMRQSMSEHEEIIVAIAAGDVGRVEVAIRQHISIQGERFNDLLSSQRQQNDKVRS; encoded by the coding sequence GTGCGAAAGGAAAACACTACAGCTGGGGTTGAACCCGCTGTTCGCCCCGCCATGCAGATACGCGAGCAGATCGAGCAGGATATTCTGCTCGGCGAACTGCCCCTAGGGTATCGTCTGGACGAGCAGCAACTGGCTGATCGATTCTGTGTGTCGCGCACCCCGGTCAGAGAAGCTCTGCAGCTGTTGATCGCATCCGGCCTGGTGGAGCATCGGCCTAACCGAGGGGCGTTTGTACATACCCCCTCACTGACAGACCTGCTGGAGATGTTCGAGGTCATGGCCGAGCTTGAGGCCATGTGCGGTCGACTGGCAACGCGGCGTGCTACACAGGAAGATATTCAGGAACTGCAAGCGCTGGGACGTGACTGTGAGGCCGCCTTGAAGGGCGGTGATAGCAACCACTACTATCGTGAGAACGAGCGCCTGCATCAGGCTTTATACCGTATGTCCGGAAATCGTTTTCTGGCGGCGCAAGCCTCCTCATTGCACCATCAGCTGCAGGCCTATCGACGTCTGCAGCTACGTGTCCCTTATCGTATGCGGCAATCGATGAGCGAGCACGAGGAGATCATTGTTGCCATTGCAGCTGGCGATGTTGGGCGCGTCGAAGTGGCCATTCGCCAGCATATTTCGATTCAGGGAGAGCGGTTCAACGATTTGCTGTCTTCACAGAGACAGCAAAACGATAAGGTCAGATCCTGA
- a CDS encoding NAD-dependent succinate-semialdehyde dehydrogenase, which translates to MFTSTNPATGQQISTHEELTAAQIEEKLDKAATAYQQWRTSSLEERSALLNRLADQYESQKDRLATMATQEMGKTYASSVAEVQKCAAAFRYYAEHGPAMLEPENIELSNGNKALAQWLPQGPVLAVMPWNFPFWQAVRFLAPTIMAGNVGLLKHASIVQGVGALMEEMVLAADGPEGLFQNLAIKSGAVADIIADERIVAVTLTGSEGAGMAVAEQAGRHLKKVVLELGGSDPFIVMPSADLDDAVSKAVTGRIQNTGQSCICAKRLIVHADIHDAFLEKYSEAMKAVTTGDPMDANTDMGPLSSFEQRDTVLSQLESAKKAGATLLFGGEALPGDGAFMSPGILVNVPPSSDLMAEEIFGPVMMAFKVADIDEAIKLANDIPFGLGSSVWTTEPAEQERFIRDIEAGMTAVNQIVASSPEAPFGGIKRSGHGRELGPYGLHEFMNLKTVLLPPAS; encoded by the coding sequence ATGTTCACCAGCACCAACCCGGCGACGGGTCAGCAGATAAGCACTCACGAAGAACTGACTGCCGCACAGATCGAAGAGAAACTCGACAAGGCCGCAACGGCTTATCAGCAATGGCGAACATCGAGCCTGGAAGAACGTTCAGCTCTGTTGAACCGACTGGCCGATCAGTACGAATCCCAGAAAGATCGACTGGCAACAATGGCAACCCAGGAGATGGGTAAAACCTACGCCTCCTCGGTGGCCGAAGTGCAAAAGTGCGCCGCGGCTTTTCGTTATTACGCCGAGCATGGCCCCGCTATGCTGGAGCCTGAGAACATAGAGCTGAGCAACGGCAACAAAGCGCTTGCCCAATGGTTGCCGCAGGGCCCGGTACTGGCCGTCATGCCGTGGAACTTCCCCTTCTGGCAGGCTGTACGTTTTCTGGCACCCACCATCATGGCCGGCAATGTCGGACTGTTGAAGCATGCCAGTATTGTGCAGGGCGTTGGAGCCTTGATGGAAGAGATGGTGCTGGCGGCTGACGGCCCAGAAGGCCTGTTTCAGAATCTTGCCATCAAGTCTGGAGCGGTTGCCGACATCATTGCCGATGAACGTATTGTCGCTGTCACACTGACAGGAAGCGAAGGCGCAGGGATGGCTGTTGCCGAGCAAGCCGGACGCCATTTGAAAAAAGTCGTACTGGAACTGGGCGGCTCTGACCCGTTCATTGTCATGCCATCAGCAGACTTGGACGATGCGGTCAGCAAAGCGGTCACAGGCCGTATCCAGAACACGGGACAGTCCTGTATCTGCGCCAAACGTCTGATTGTGCATGCTGACATCCATGACGCATTTCTGGAGAAGTATTCGGAAGCCATGAAAGCGGTGACCACCGGTGACCCCATGGATGCCAACACCGACATGGGCCCCCTGTCGAGCTTTGAACAACGGGACACGGTGCTGTCACAGCTGGAGTCTGCGAAAAAAGCCGGAGCCACCCTGCTGTTCGGTGGCGAAGCGTTGCCGGGCGACGGTGCCTTCATGTCTCCGGGTATTCTGGTGAATGTACCACCCAGCAGTGACCTGATGGCCGAGGAGATATTCGGGCCGGTGATGATGGCCTTTAAAGTGGCTGATATTGATGAAGCCATCAAACTTGCCAATGACATTCCCTTCGGACTGGGCTCTTCGGTGTGGACCACCGAGCCTGCCGAACAAGAGCGCTTTATCCGTGATATCGAAGCGGGCATGACCGCTGTCAATCAGATTGTCGCCTCCTCACCTGAGGCGCCTTTTGGTGGCATCAAGCGTTCGGGCCATGGTCGGGAGCTGGGACCTTATGGGCTGCACGAATTCATGAATCTGAAAACCGTATTGCTACCCCCTGCTTCCTAG